aatatatttcaaaatcataattaaagaataattttagttaagcttttatgaaaaattgaagTCGACAGATTTATCATGAGAGAcatcataatttcatatttttatgcatatttatgaagaaaaaaatatttttaaattacccCTCAATTTATTTTCACAACCTATTGAGATTTTATCTCaccactttatttttatattagcaACTAGAGGAATCCAAAATAAAGGCAACGCACCAGATTATCCGTTCAAacttattagttttaaaattatgatgcattgaattatatgatataatgaAAATTTGTTGAAGACTTAAATTAGTTCAAagtgtaatattaatttatgaatctACAAAAACaagttgtaaactatattttgaatgtagttttcaattttattttatgattttaattattaattatttatatttatctatgttTTATTATGGTGTATGGATTCAATTATCaaattctaaatatttaatattagagTTTATAAGTCTACTTTTTAACTACTACACTAGTCtccaaattaaatttatattttttttattagtaatttgtttttgtaataTAGTTTTTCACAGTTTTATATGTTCCAAGTATAATTGATACTTGTACAAGCTCTAGTGGTGAAAAATAGGACACCTAGGTGCCTCTATATAGAAAATCTAGCTCACTAAATTATTCTTTAAAAGGATAGTTAAAAGCTAGAAAATTTTATCATCTACCCCTATGTTTATACTCTTACTCCcacattttatataaactaattattttaccttatttttatttttttaaaattatcccactaaatttaattaaagttatgggaaaaaaaaattcaagttttctagaatatatatttttaaaaaatttaaactttgtaccgaaaaacttaaaaaaaaaaatccgaTATACAAATATGTTTTTGTATACTGGAaatctttttctaaattttccgATACACAACcggataactttttttttaagttttctggtataaagttcaaatatttttaaaaaatgtgttttaaaaaaaaataataaaatttttgagAACTCCTATTAAATTTAGTTGAGTAAATTTgtttggaaaaaataaataaataaaagggataaaataaaaatttaaataaaatatgaaagtagaGTAAAAATAATGAGTAGagggtaaaattttctaaaagcTATTTTCTAATGGGCCAACCAGTCAATCGGCTGGCCTACCCTTACATGTGGAAAAATTTTCCCTGTACCCTCATTtttatacctatacccccataattttttaaaaatgacaattatgCCCTTATTAATTCAAAGATTTTCCGGTACACATCTTATTtccgaaaaacttttttcaagttttccggtacagaaagTTGTTAcaggaaaactttaaaaaagatttccggtactgaagtgaaaaattgtattaccggaaaacttcattccaaagatttccggtacacaccattttttaattttttttttaattttattatttttataaatgataatacaTTAGTCAATAATTAACgcatcataaatattaattaacacatataaatataccataaataattaataattaatacaccattcaataattaatacactattaatataccataataattcataattaatacaccataattaatgattaatactCATTTCTATAACAAGatcaaattagttaaaatcaaataaatactaatttaataaaaaaaataaaacaaaaaaattattttaaaaaaaaatcaaacaactaccGGAAAACATGTGGATGAAGTTTTTCAGTGGTTTCCGGAAATGTTACGTTGAAGTTTTCCGGAAATGAtgttctgtaccggaaaacttttttcaagtttttcggaatgaaagttgtgtaccggaaaatttgaaagaagttttctgaaaatttttttttgcttgttatttctgttccggaaatgttaaatgaagaaattaaaaaaaaaaaaattatatatataacggtattttagtatttttcctTTACTTTTGGGGGTATAGGGATAAATGAGTGGGTACAAGGAAAAATTTTCTTACATGTGGCAGGGAGAAAATCTCAGCCCAAACGGAACACTCAAATTTGTAGGAACATGGGTGATTCTTGAAAGTTTTACCCAATCTCCCATTTCTATACCTATATTcccataattttataaaaatgttaattatatattcaatttttttaaattattttatcaatttaaaatgacttttttttatcattttatcttttctggaataaaaaaaaaatttggtagGTAAAAGTTTTTCGATAACTTCCGAAAACTTTATTAAGTTTTTCAGTACAgaagatttttataaaaaaactttaaaaaagattttcggTAAAAAAATTGTACTGTTGAAAAACTTCATTGAAAAGATTTACGGTAAATTATTTATGGATGAAGTTTTCTGGTAGCTTCCAAAAATGTCACGTTGAAGTTTGCCGGTAGTGTAATTTTTCtagaaaagttaaaataaattttccgGTAGTTccgaaaaactttaaaaaagattttaaaaaatgatattctgtaccggaaatttttttaaaaatttttttcAGAGTGGAAGTTGTATAtcggaaaactttaaaaaaataatcagattttttttttttgacacttacttctgttttgaaataaaaaaaaataaaaaaaacgataatttttttaatatatatagatattttagtattttcaaatattttttaggatGCATAGATAGATAAATGAGATGGTACATAATAAAATTTTCGTGATTCTTATGTATATAACTCTTATTGATTGAGATGATAAAAACTTTCATAGTCACGACTCCAAAATATCTTTTGGACCCCTacacacaaacaaacaaacatttCTAACTATTGGGAAAACtcttatttaatatgttttcaatatctatttacataaataatttttattttacaaattaattttgtaagaGTTATTTATCCGTCCACTCAATTGACACTctataataaatcatattttactctttggattgatatgattataatttttgtttgttataatattcttttatgaATTATCTTTGGAGTGCCATGGTTATGATTACGATTTATTAGAGCCTTTTAACCACTTTTTGATTGCTTATGTATATTTTATAGAAATCAAATTGCTTGATTGATTGACATTAGTGAACCATGTTTTGGCAAACTTGATGTTGACAGCAACATGGGTGCCACTTCTAGAAGATTGGTATTGATTCATCATGAATCATGATGGAGCATTATAGGAGTTGCGTGAAAGATCAGTGCTAAATCATAGAAATAATATGTcttatatgatatattttaaataaaagtaaaaaaatataaaaatattatatctcattttattatgttctctttcaaaataaagaaataaaatttaggttccatttcattatattttactctgtttattttaaaatgtccaaacaaaattttaagttaagttctcaaatttaatataaaaatttaactaaatttgTGAACTATTCGTATTATTTTtgtcttataatattacttttatttttattgagatTCAATTTCTCACTACTCTAATCTAATAAATTATCCACCAATTAATTTGTATAGAAACTAATCAACAACATCTTTCCCAATCTGCACAAGACACGAGTTAATCAGGAGTTTTaagtaaaaaacaattaatacaAGAATACGTGAatatagttgaaaaaaaaacaaataaatttcttaaaagaagGTTATATATAGGTACCGACTCTACTAAGTTAGTAGTAGCTCTGGTTTTGGAATCTGAAATGATGCATAATGGTATTATGTATAACCAATAAATGTATGTATTGTTTCTGGTTATTTTGTTGCATCATGCTATAGTTACTACTATCACATTTATAGAATGGATAATGCTAAAGgaacttgataaaaaaaactaaaaataaaaattttatattgaaaataaattgtgagttatatttttaaattttaaacgtTTAAGATATGTTATTCTCAATGCAAAATtgatagtttttaattttttaacaagtgCCAACAAGTAGTTGTATCTTAAGAGTACTTGGAAACACCACCCTTATATAATTCATAGcgttcaaaagaaaataaaataaaaatataaattacctCTCTTATATAATcgatatttagtttttttataattgatgtaTAACTTAACCATTTACAATTGGACACAACAAAATAACATTAAAGGCATTCTTCTAATTGGAAGAGGTGTCTACACTTAGTATTTAGTGTCTTAAAGAAGATAATAAGATCAAACCATTGGCATTCTTAAGTGCCTTATTCCCAACACAACTCTATACCtgcatgtatatatattttcatacaACTGAAATTGGAACAGCAAAAAGAGGAGTAAGCTTCTTCAATGTAATTCCATATTGCTCAAGCATTTCATGATTAACACCTTTTGGAAGCTCCCATTCAAAAGAATGCAACAAAGAAGCCAACATTAAAACAATCATTCTATTAGCAAGTGGAAGACCAGGACAAATTCTCCTTCCACCACCAAAAGGCAAATACTCAAAATCCCTTCCTTTAAAATCAACATTGGAATTAAGAAACCTTTCAGGTTGAAACAACAAAGGGTCATCCCAAAACTCAGGGTTTCTTCCAATAGACCATACATTAATCAAAACTTGGGTTCCTTTGTGAATTGTGTAACCATTGATTTCAACATCATTTCCTGCAATGTAAGGTAAGAGAAGTGGTACAGGTGGATGGAGTCTAAGTGTTTCTTTGACTATTGATTGGATGTAAGGAAGTGTTGGAATGTCTGATTCTTTGACTTGgttggatttgtcaccaattACTTGAATCAATTCATTTCTTGCCTTTTCCATTATTTCTGGATTGTGGAGAAGTTCTGCCATTGCCCATTCTATTGTTGATCCAGAAGTGTCACTTCCAGCAATAAATAAATCCtgtttaatttttgaaattaatggAACCAATTACAATCACAcgtatttaattgttttgtgaGTCAAATTTACTATCAACATGACAAAAACTACATATATGCATAATTAGTCGTTTCCAAAATCTAcacatttaattattatcaGTTGTGTTATTTCGACGTCCAATTTTCAACTCTGTTGTATTTTGACACTTTATACAATTGAATATAGGCGTCAATTCTATGTGACAAAGTAAGATTTGAACTAATGGAACAAATTAATTGTTTGGAATTAATGGAACCAATTAAAATCACATACATTCAATTGTTTTGTGggtcaaaattaaaaatcaatgtGAAAAAAACTATATGTCTTGGACTAAAGAATCAATTTTGGTTAATTCAAAGTTGAGGCAAGAGGGAGTACCGTTTAATTATTGGATTGACAAATGAAGTTGAAAACAAGGAACTAGTACTAGTTAGCTTTGAATTTAACACTCaattaattgattaacattGTAATTAGGGTGGTAGTTGATGAGCCACCCAGAACAAATATTGGACCATGCATAGTTACTTACTTCATTCTCACAGTGAAATCTTATCTACTACACTAACTTCTCTTGGAAGAAAActacttataaaatattataatttttatatttaaataccgATTCAacgtttcattttttttatcattcttCTTACCACTTTATCAATATATCacattattctatttatttctaTCTCTCTTAAATTGTCTAAGAGATATTTAGAtgtatatcaaatatttttcaaaatattaatactcCTAAGTAAGACGAGATATTATCCTAAGTAAGATGAGATATTATTGCTATGGTAACctacaaattttataaagatcACGTAacatttatcataaaatatttttacattatattTACTATTTAGGTCCGTTTATTTaaggattaaaaaaatatagatatatcaattttttaaatataattttattttaaaaatgtactctatattatttatttttcaaataaataaaaaatacattggTAATTGTTATTTTTCCGTTTCCGATGAATATCACATTTAATTACTTcacacatatttaaaaataattattaataaaagaaaaagaataataatttcactaaattactttaattgagTATTGGTGTATTTTCcgcaattataaaatataaaatcaaataaattaagagtgatatacaataaaaaaatgtaattaagactaatatttatattaaaaattgaaaataatattaatttttaaatatttaatattcataaatatgatatttatcgGGAAACGTACAAAATATTAGATTAGTTTGGGGAGTTGAATGTAGCTATCACCTTATCTCGTATGTTCTCCTTCAAATTTTTGTATAGTCTATGACACTTAATTtgtttaattcataaaatagaTTAGTTGAAAATGCAATGAATGTAGAAAGCAAAATTGGCTTACCAGAATCAAAGGCTTGATACTTTGAACACTGAAAACAGAGGCTTCATCTTTTTCACAATCATCAAGCAAAACAtccaaaaaatcatttttaatagatCCACCACTACGCGAACTCTTTCTATCTTCAACACGTTTCCGAATCATACGATCAAAAATCTCATGCAATCTCAAATAAGAAACCTTCACGTGTATCTTCACACCCTGCAAATCAAATCTCTTCAACACCGGAAAATAATCACAAACATTCACTTTCCCGGCATCTTCCATGATCCTCCACACAAGTTCTTTAAACTCACCGGCACTTTCGAATTCAGAGTCAACCATGTCCTCAGAGAACACCGTGTTGGAAACTAAGTTCAGCATCGTGGCGAAAGCGACTTCGCCTATGTTTACGCTTGTTCTCTCCTCGGCTTTTTTGTGAAGGTGTTGGATTAGTTGTTGAACTTTCCGGTGACGGAGGTGTTGGAGGAGGTCGAGGCGTTGTGCGGTGAATATTTGAGTGGTGCATATCCGGCGACGGTTGCGCCACCGTGAGTCGGCTGGGGCCCAAGCGAGGGTGTCGTTGACGTTTGGCTGAGCGGCGACTGATTCAGGGATGGGACGGTCGGTGAAGGATTGATCGTTTTTTTGGAGGATTTGTTGGGCGGTTGTAGGGGAAGAGACGACGGCGACGGTGACGGAGCCGAAACGGAGGGACATGATGGGGCCATAGGTTTTGGCGAGGGAAGAGAGGGAAGAGTGAGGTTTTGGGCCTAATTGGTGGAGGTTTCCAATTATGGGTAAACCGGTTGGACCGGGCGGTTTGTTCTTTTTGCGCTTTTGAAAGAACCGGGTTATGATTAGAGTTAATGAGACGAATAATAGCAAGATATGAACCTCCATCGTTGATAAAATCAGCTATAATTTGTTAGTCTTTTATGATGTGTTTAGTTTTATAGTATTTTACTTTGATTTCATAAGAATCTATTTCCAAATCTAACTTCAAAATGATAATTGACTAATAGGGCAGATGTCACAACCAATAAACAAGGTCggcaaatatttttatttatttaaaaatattaaataaaataagattttaaaaaggTTAATAGAATTTTATATACTTTCATAAATGCTAAgtctaaaatctaaaaaatggCTTGTAAGAAACCGATTGTAAAATTTAAACCTTAAAATTATCTTTGATAGATTAAGCTCAGAGCTTGGGACCTATACAGCTGTAAGGATAGGCAAGTTCTTTAATTTTGCACTAATTGAATATTGAGTGTGACCACACTGGATTTTTATCCAAAGATTTTGCACTTCAGCCAATGATTTATCCCCTTTTGCACGGTTCAAAGAGTTAGCTTTTctacttattattatttgtgcTTTTTCCATCCTTCAAtgtgttaatattttttctcccaatttcttaatattattatcattgttATATTACTTAGagtttcttataaaaatagCCTAAAAGCATAACTAAAGAAACGAATACGGAATACATGTTCTAATAGCCTTCAGTAGTAATACACCACCAAACCAAATTTATTAGCTGTAAATAGAATATACTTTAACCAacaattcttattttttattaatatctgTCCAATATGTTTCTCTCGATCTCTCTTGTTTCTTATTTTCTACTCTATCATTTTAGTATtagtatatataaaatgtttcaaaataagtgtttacttttttcaatatgacattagttaatttttttttaaactctatctaaatttatattatttatattactttcaagtcattttaatatatatttatgataataactaatagttactaataataattttataaaattgcaaccatctttaatttatttataatttttcttaatttgtatgaaaaaacttaaaacattattttaacatatataaagtattttcttttattcCTTCTTTTGGTTTCTTCAgactttaaaaaatatggtTGTGATCACTAAGTATCTATTATTCATGATATTCATCTTCTCAATTTGCAAGTggtaaatattataatttgtcaaaaaaataatggAAGATACAACATTTTATGTgcttatttgaaataaaatgttataatttaatatctttcatttaatttaattttttctactcctattttgaatatcataattaatgcatttatgtttgcaaaatattttaaaaataattttggaataTAACATGataagagataaataaaatttatcaattgagCAGGGTGACATAATTAGATAGAGACATACAAAATACAAACACCTTCCTTCACTCCTAAAGCTGAACCTGAACTGATTAAAAAGTTAGGGATGAACCACAATCTAATATAA
The genomic region above belongs to Cicer arietinum cultivar CDC Frontier isolate Library 1 chromosome 4, Cicar.CDCFrontier_v2.0, whole genome shotgun sequence and contains:
- the LOC101501048 gene encoding geraniol 8-hydroxylase-like; this translates as MEVHILLLFVSLTLIITRFFQKRKKNKPPGPTGLPIIGNLHQLGPKPHSSLSSLAKTYGPIMSLRFGSVTVAVVSSPTTAQQILQKNDQSFTDRPIPESVAAQPNVNDTLAWAPADSRWRNRRRICTTQIFTAQRLDLLQHLRHRKVQQLIQHLHKKAEERTSVNIGEVAFATMLNLVSNTVFSEDMVDSEFESAGEFKELVWRIMEDAGKVNVCDYFPVLKRFDLQGVKIHVKVSYLRLHEIFDRMIRKRVEDRKSSRSGGSIKNDFLDVLLDDCEKDEASVFSVQSIKPLILDLFIAGSDTSGSTIEWAMAELLHNPEIMEKARNELIQVIGDKSNQVKESDIPTLPYIQSIVKETLRLHPPVPLLLPYIAGNDVEINGYTIHKGTQVLINVWSIGRNPEFWDDPLLFQPERFLNSNVDFKGRDFEYLPFGGGRRICPGLPLANRMIVLMLASLLHSFEWELPKGVNHEMLEQYGITLKKLTPLFAVPISVV